The following proteins are co-located in the Vigna unguiculata cultivar IT97K-499-35 chromosome 9, ASM411807v1, whole genome shotgun sequence genome:
- the LOC114163566 gene encoding uncharacterized protein LOC114163566: MEDWENAHEEVKEEISQVKGEISQIKDQMGQILEALRTMKSSGESSAVDGGTSYPPRFHPHVSSGPPICPPHHQVSQGTSSQAFPPYGLPLGYTPPMAEYVEQVKNPFSGGNTSIHVSSPNEQFQVSTGMADFRNHVRPGESVVGITTYTDPNVSIPPHVSTVGVGLQEKTLAQVISSNENNKGKLKIFEERLRAIERNKSYGFGDVVGLSLIPDVVIPPKFKVLEFEKYRGTTCPKSHITMYCRNMAGHTYDDKLFIHFFQDSLAGAALNWYMHL; this comes from the coding sequence atggAGGATTGGGAAAATGCACATGAGGAAGTTAAGGAAGAAATTAGCCAAGTGAAGGGTGAAATCAGCCAAATAAAGGATCAAATGGGTCAGATCTTGGAGGCATTGAGGACTATGAAGAGTTCAGGAGAAAGTTCAGCAGTTGACGGTGGTACTTCATACCCTCCAAGATTTCATCCTCATGTATCAAGTGGACCTCCAATTTGCCCACCACATCATCAAGTGAGTCAAGGGACATCATCTCAAGCTTTTCCACCTTATGGCTTACCCCTAGGTTACACACCTCCAATGGCAGAGTATGTAGAGCAAGTTAAGAATCCATTTTCTGGTGGTAATACAAGCATACATGTTTCATCACCTAATGAGCAATTCCAAGTGTCAACCGGGATGGCTGATTTTAGGAACCATGTACGCCCAGGGGAAAGTGTGGTTGGAATCACAACCTATACAGATCCTAATGTATCGATTCCACCACATGTTTCGACTGTAGGTGTGGGTTTACAAGAAAAGACACTAGCTCAAGTGATTTCATCGAATGAGAATAACAAGGGAAAGTTAAAGATATTTGAGGAAAGACTACGGGCTATTGAAAGGAATAAAAGTTATGGATTTGGTGATGTTGTAGGCTTATCTTTGATCCCTGACGTGGTGATACCCCCTAAGTTCAAAGTGCTTGAGTTTGAGAAATATAGGGGGACTACGTGTCCAAAAAGCCATATAACAATGTATTGTCGAAACATGGCTGGCCATACCTatgatgataaattatttatccaCTTTTTCCAAGATAGCCTAGCTGGGGCAGCGCTGAATTGGTATATGCATCTTTAG
- the LOC114163565 gene encoding uncharacterized protein LOC114163565: MNGGAATVGGGAIVAGAIFGRVAADGQEIDTQVPAVTALIQYYDPPLQCFTFKDFQLVPTVEEFGDILDLPLEGKIPYKHTMQNTSVSTLTGILKIHPVELEGKMITKGTVKGIPQGFLEGHLRQLVDKDMGETFMDVLALILYGIMIFPSIDNFVDLSAINVCIAYKINAENPVTTILADVYGNLNMRYEFKKKKLSCCLPVLYKWFTSHISPNYKPAAKGAQEWACCFAKLHNGMIKREVSWQQRSHIIHCGEYPNVPLIGTKYCVNYNPILAQRQFGYPIRGALNPESLVAVWNCYEEGTSNDLLRRIRSAWDSVVRAEKDFRPWVVKEKTSYQQWVMDKVKGVKLPFKPVAFMPEQQDVESEEVKTLKEEIEKMKQKNVKLVNDLQKAHHEYIDLKHDNEARIRTCDVLIKK, from the exons ATGAACGGTGGTGCCGCCACTGTTGGTGGTGGAGCGATCGTGGCCGGCGCCATTTTTGGCCGCGTCGCTGCCGACGGTCAAG AGATTGATACTCAGGTTCCAGCTGTTACTGCTTTGATCCAATACTATGATCCGCCGCTCCAATGCTTCACCTTCAAGGATTTTCAATTAGTGCCGACAGTAGAGGAATTTGGGGATATTCTAGATCTACCATTAGAAGGAAAAATTCCTTACAAGCATACAATGCAAAATACATCTGTTTCAACACTAACAGGAATTTTGAAAATACACCCTGTAGAGTTAGAAGGAAAAATGATTACAAAGGGAACCGTCAAAGGCATTCCTCAAGGGTTTCTAGAGGGGCATCTACGTCAATTGGTTGATAAAGACATGGGGGAAACATTCATGGATGTATTGGCACTCATTCTTTATGGCATTATGATTTTCCCAAGCATCGATAACTTTGTTGATCTCTCAGCCATTAATGTTTGCATAGCATATAAAATCAATGCAGAAAATCCAGTCACAACAATCTTAGCTGATGTTTATGGAAATTTGAACATGCGTTATGAATTTAAGAAGAAGAAGTTGTCATGTTGCTTGCCAGTATTATATAAATGGTTTACTTCTCATATTAGTCCAAATTACAAGCCAGCAGCTAAAGGAGCACAAGAATGGGCGTGTTGTTTTGCTAAGTTACATAATGGAATGATCAAACGAGAGGTATCCTGGCAGCAAAGATCACATATCATACATTGTGGGGAGTACCCAAATGTACCTCTTATAGGAACCAAATATTGTGTTAATTATAATCCGATATTAGCACAAAGACAATTTGGATATCCTATACGAGGTGCACTAAATCCAGAATCTTTAGTTGCAGTGTGGAATTGCTATGAAGAAGGGACTTCTAATGATTTACTCCGACGAATTAGAAGTGCTTGGGACAGTGTGGTGCGTGCAGAAAAAGACTTTAGGCCATGGGTAGTAAAGGAGAAGACATCTTATCAACAATGGGTTATGGATAAGGTTAAAGGGGTGAAGCTACCGTTCAAACCAGTTGCCTTCATGCCAGAACAACAAGATGTGGAAAGTGAGGAAGTCAAAACCcttaaagaagaaatagaaaagatgaaGCAGAAAAATGTTAAGCTTGTTAATGATCTTCAGAAAGCTCACCATGAATATATAGATCTCAAACATGACAATGAAGCCAGGATCAGAACTTGTGATGTATTAATAAAGAAgtag